Below is a genomic region from Nocardioides panacis.
GCCCGGTCAACAGCGCCGTGTCCTCCCGGACCGCCCCGCACCTGGCCGCGGTCCTGGGGGAGGCCCTCACGAACGTCGCCCGGCACGCGGACGCCACCCGGGCGTGGGTGCACCTCGCGGCAGGCCGCCAGGTGGTGCTGACCGTCGGCGACGACGGCCGCGGCATCGCCCCGGACGTGACGCAGAGCGGGCTCCGCAACATCCGCGAGCGGGCCGAGGACCTCGAGGGCACCTGCTCGATCGAGTCGGCACCCGGCGACGGGACCGTCGTCACCTGGACGGTCCCGGCCGGCTGAGGACCTAGGTCCCGCGCCGCGGGCCCGAAGGACCTCCTCCTGTGGGCGGCACAGGTCTACCGTGAGCGCCATGACTGCCGACTCCTCCGCGACCAACGCCGAGCCGAGCGCCTCGGATCCGATCCGGGTGTTCCTCCTCGACGACCACGAGATCGTGCGGCGAGGCCTCAAGGAGCTGCTCGAGAGCGAGGGCGACATCGTGGTCGTCGGCGAGTCGGGCCTCGCGCAGGAGGCGACCCGGCGGATCCCCGCGCTGCGACCCCACGTCGCGGTGCTCGACGGCCGGCTCCCGGACGGGTCGGGCATCGACGTGTGCCGGGAGATCCGCTCGAAGAACCCCGAGATCGCGGCGCTGATCCTCACGTCCTACGACGACGACGACGCGCTGTTCTCCGCGATCATGGCCGGCGCCGCGGGATACGTCCTCAAGCAGGTGCGGGGCAACGACCTCGTCGAGACCGTACGTCGCGTGGCGGCCGGCCAGTCCACCCTCGACCCGGGCGTCACCCAGCAGGTGCTGGACCGGCTGCGCCGCGGGCCCGAGGAGGACCCGGCCCTGGCGCCGCTGACCACGCAGGAGCGCCGGATCCTCGAGCTGATCGGCGAGGGCATGACCAACCGGCAGATCGGCGAGGCGATGTTCCTGGCCGAGAAGACCGTGAAGAACTACGTGTCGGCGCTGCTGTCCAAGCTCGGTCTGGAGCGACGTACCCAGGCGGCGGTGTTCGCGGCCAAGCACCTCGGGCACTGACAAAGGTCCCCTCATGTCCTGACTTCCTCCCCTTCCCGGGGCCTCCGCGGTCCGACAGCCTGAAGGCGTCAGACAACCGGGCTTCGAGCCCAGAGGAGGGCACCATGAGCAGCATCCGTCAGCACCGGGACCGCCAGGACGAGAGCAGCACCCGTCTCCCGGACCCGAGCTTCGTGCACCCCGAGCTGGTGGCACCGGAGACCGGTGCGCAGCGGGTGGGTCGCTACGCCTTGGCCGCCGCGAGGCTCAGCCTGGGCTGGGTGTTCCTGTGGGCCTTCCTCGACAAGGCGTTCGGCTTCGGCCACGAGACCGCCCACGCCGACGCGTGGATCCGCGGCGGCAGCCCGACCAAGGGCTTCCTCGCCTTCGGTGCGGCCGGCCCGTTCAAGGGCTTCTACCACTCGATCGCGGGTGCCGCCTGGGCCGACTGGCTGTTCATGGCCGCGCTCCTCGGCATCGGGCTCGCGCTGATGCTGGGCGTGGCGATGCGCATCGCGGCCGGCAGCGGCGCGCTGCTCCTGGTGATGATGTGGACCGCGGTCCTGCCGCCGGCGAACAACCTGTTCATGGACGACCACCTGATCTACGCGATGGTGCTCGTCGCGCTGGCGGCGCTCGGGGTGGGAGCCACGATGGGGCTGGGCCGGCAGTGGGAGCAGCTCCCGATCGTGCAGAAGCACCACTGGCTCCAGTAGCCGGGAACGCACCAGAGGGCCGGGTCGGCAGACCCGGCCCTGCTGCTGCGCGGAGGGGTCCTTGGTCCCCTCCGGTCGTGGCCACGGACCCTGCCGTACGGCGCCGGGCGCGACGACGCTGGAGCCATGAACACCACCATGAAGCAGGGGTCCGTCGTCGTCGGCGTGGACGGGTCGGCCGGCAGCGGCGCGGCCCTCGAGTGGGCCGTGGCCTACGCGCAGCAGCGCCGCCGGCCGCTGCTGCTGGTCAACGGGGCCGGCGACCCGCGCAAGAGCAGCTCGTTCATCGGCATCGACGACGCCCGGCACGATCTGCGCATGGAGGCACGGCGGGTCACGGACCAGGCCCTCGCGGTGGTGCGGCGGCTGGCACCCGACCTCGACGTCGAGGTCACCACCCCCCTGCACGACGCCCGCCAGGCCCTGCTGGACCTCACCGAGAAGGCCTCGATCCTGGTCGTCGGCACCCGCGGGCTCGGGCCCGTCAAGGCGCTGCTGCTCGGCTCGGTGAGCACCGCCCTCGCCGCGCACGCCGAGTGCCCGGTGGCCGTGGTCCGGCCCGCCGAGCGCGACCAGGACGGCCGGTCCCCGGTCGTCGTCGGCGCCGACGGCACCGAGGCCTCGACCGCTGCCCTCGAGCTGGCCTTCGAGCTGGCCTCCACCGACCGCCGCCCGCTCGTGGTGGTGCACAGCTGGTCCACCAACGACACGTTCGTCGACCTCGCGTCGTACCAGCAGCGGGTCGACGCGGTCGAGGAGCACTCCCGGATGCTGGCCGAGTCGCTGTCCGGCTACGAGGAGAAGTACCCCGACGTCAGCCTCGAGCGCCGGCTGCCCGACGCCGGCCCCCTCGACACCCTGGTCGACCTGTCCGCGACCGCCGCCGCCGTGGTCGTCGGGTCGCGCGGGCGCACCGGCCTGCACGCCCTGGGCGGCTCGGTGAGCCGCGCGGTCGTGGAGCACGCGCACTGCACCGTCGTCGTCGCCCGCCCGTGACGGGGCCGTGAACCACCTCGAGCAGAAGGAGATCGTGATGAGGGCACTGGTCGTCTACGAGTCGATGTTCGGCAACACCGAGCGGGTGGCGCGGACGGTGGCCGACGAGCTGTCCCGGTCGATGGAGGTGGACCTCCGCGAGGTCTCGCAGGCGCAGGCCGCGATCCACGACCTGGCCGACATGGTGGACCTGATCGTGGTCGGCGGTCCCACCCACGCCTTCTCGCTGAGCCGCCCCAGCACCCGGGAGGAGGCCCTCGGGCGCGGCGCCACCCAGGGCTCGGCCGAGGTCGGGGTGCGGGAGTGGCTCGAGGCGCTGCCCTGCGGCCCGCACTCGGAGAGCCTCGCGACCTTCGACACGCGCGTCACCAAGGTCCGGCACCTGCCGGGCTCCGCGGCCAAGAAGGCCGAGCGGATCTCCCGGTCGCACGGCTACCCGCGGGCGCTGTCCCGGGAGAGCTTCTACGTCGCGGACGTCAACGGTCCGCTGCTGCCCGGCGAGCTGGACCGGGCGCGGGAGTGGGGACGGGACCTCGCGCTGCGGGTCGCGGACCTGGCGGAGGGCCGCCGGCAGTCCCAGGCGACCTGACCTACGTCCCCGAGGGGGCGTAGGGCACCGGCAGCACGTGCGCCACGACGCAGTACGGCTCACCCTCCGCGGTGTGCACGCTCGCGGCGAACACCTCGACCGCCAGCGTGCCGCCGTCGGCGTGCACGTAGCGCTTGAACACCCGGTGCTGGTTGACCAGCCCGGTGCGGACCTCGGCGAGGTTCAGGGCGTCGTTGCGGAGGTCGTCGGGGTGCGTGATGTCCGCGACGTTCATCCGGAGCAGCTCGGAGACCGACCGGCCGAGCAGCTCGGCGAGCGCCGGGTTCACGCGCAGCAGCCGACCTTCGTAGTCGCTGAGCGCGATGCCGATCGGGGCGCCGCTGAACGCGCTGCGGAACAGCTCCTCGCTGTCGGCGAGCGCCTTCTCGCGGTCCACGGTCGAGGTCACGTCGGAGAGCACGCAGAGGATCTCGCGGACGTCGCCGGAGGCGTCGTGCATCGGCTGCACGATGCCGCGCAGCCAGCGGGAGGTGCCGTCCTTGTGCGCGACGCGCAGGGTCGCCGGCCCCTCGTCGTGGCCGTCCCCGAGCAGCTCCCCGAGCGGGCGGCCGACGACCTCCGACGGCATCCGGCCGAGCATCCGCCGGCAGGACGCGGACACGTAGGTGACGCGACGGTCCCGGTCGGTGACCACCACGAGGTCCTCGCTGCCGGAGAGCGCCACCGGGGCCGGCGTCGACGTGGCCAGCAGCGGCGAGCCGCCCGCGGTCTGCGGCGACCCCGACGCGGGCGCGGGGACCGGCCGCCCGAACAGCCAGCCCTGGGCGGTGTCGCAGCCCATCGACACGAGCTGCTGGGCCTGGTCGAGGTCCTCGATGCCTTCGGCGCACACCCGCAGCCCGAGCGTGTGCGCGGCGTCGATCACCAGCTGCACCAGCACGGCGTCCTGGGCCTCGGTGGCGACCCGGCGGATCAGCGAGCGGTCGATCTTGACGGTCTGGAGCGGCAGGTTGCGCAGCAGCGTGAGCGAGGAGTGGCCGGTGCCGAAGTCGTCGAGGGCGAACTGGACCCCGAGGTCGCACACCCGCCGCAGCACCGCGGCCGCGTCGGCGACGTCGGTGACGATCGCGGTCTCGGTGACTTCCAGGCACAGCCGTTCCGGGCCGAGCCCGCTGTCGCCGAGGGCGATCTTCACGTCGTCGACGAACATCGGGTCGCGCAGCTGGACGGGGGAGACGTTGACCGAGACGACCAGGTCGTCCGGCCACGAGGCCGCCTGGCGGCAGGCCCGGTCCAGCACCCAGCGGCCGAGCTCCACGATCAGACCCGTGGACTCCGCGAGCGGGA
It encodes:
- a CDS encoding response regulator is translated as MTADSSATNAEPSASDPIRVFLLDDHEIVRRGLKELLESEGDIVVVGESGLAQEATRRIPALRPHVAVLDGRLPDGSGIDVCREIRSKNPEIAALILTSYDDDDALFSAIMAGAAGYVLKQVRGNDLVETVRRVAAGQSTLDPGVTQQVLDRLRRGPEEDPALAPLTTQERRILELIGEGMTNRQIGEAMFLAEKTVKNYVSALLSKLGLERRTQAAVFAAKHLGH
- a CDS encoding DoxX family protein; its protein translation is MSSIRQHRDRQDESSTRLPDPSFVHPELVAPETGAQRVGRYALAAARLSLGWVFLWAFLDKAFGFGHETAHADAWIRGGSPTKGFLAFGAAGPFKGFYHSIAGAAWADWLFMAALLGIGLALMLGVAMRIAAGSGALLLVMMWTAVLPPANNLFMDDHLIYAMVLVALAALGVGATMGLGRQWEQLPIVQKHHWLQ
- a CDS encoding universal stress protein, producing the protein MNTTMKQGSVVVGVDGSAGSGAALEWAVAYAQQRRRPLLLVNGAGDPRKSSSFIGIDDARHDLRMEARRVTDQALAVVRRLAPDLDVEVTTPLHDARQALLDLTEKASILVVGTRGLGPVKALLLGSVSTALAAHAECPVAVVRPAERDQDGRSPVVVGADGTEASTAALELAFELASTDRRPLVVVHSWSTNDTFVDLASYQQRVDAVEEHSRMLAESLSGYEEKYPDVSLERRLPDAGPLDTLVDLSATAAAVVVGSRGRTGLHALGGSVSRAVVEHAHCTVVVARP
- a CDS encoding flavodoxin family protein; amino-acid sequence: MRALVVYESMFGNTERVARTVADELSRSMEVDLREVSQAQAAIHDLADMVDLIVVGGPTHAFSLSRPSTREEALGRGATQGSAEVGVREWLEALPCGPHSESLATFDTRVTKVRHLPGSAAKKAERISRSHGYPRALSRESFYVADVNGPLLPGELDRAREWGRDLALRVADLAEGRRQSQAT
- a CDS encoding sensor domain-containing phosphodiesterase, whose translation is MDPGAMEARLREAILTGGLCLHYQPVVDLSNGSMVGVEALARWQDAELGAVPPDEFIPLAESTGLIVELGRWVLDRACRQAASWPDDLVVSVNVSPVQLRDPMFVDDVKIALGDSGLGPERLCLEVTETAIVTDVADAAAVLRRVCDLGVQFALDDFGTGHSSLTLLRNLPLQTVKIDRSLIRRVATEAQDAVLVQLVIDAAHTLGLRVCAEGIEDLDQAQQLVSMGCDTAQGWLFGRPVPAPASGSPQTAGGSPLLATSTPAPVALSGSEDLVVVTDRDRRVTYVSASCRRMLGRMPSEVVGRPLGELLGDGHDEGPATLRVAHKDGTSRWLRGIVQPMHDASGDVREILCVLSDVTSTVDREKALADSEELFRSAFSGAPIGIALSDYEGRLLRVNPALAELLGRSVSELLRMNVADITHPDDLRNDALNLAEVRTGLVNQHRVFKRYVHADGGTLAVEVFAASVHTAEGEPYCVVAHVLPVPYAPSGT